One window from the genome of Candidatus Chlorohelix allophototropha encodes:
- a CDS encoding cupin domain-containing protein → MSIEIKNIAEARRWSEEKLQKVGIYASQRGFCDVYCFEPGQFQKMHNHENADKIYIVLEGQGRVVVDGTDYILGINDSVAVPPPLPHGVFNDSDERLVILVFLSGDYPRQ, encoded by the coding sequence ATGTCTATAGAAATAAAAAATATTGCGGAAGCACGTCGTTGGAGTGAAGAAAAGCTTCAAAAAGTGGGAATATATGCCAGCCAACGCGGCTTTTGTGATGTATATTGTTTCGAACCGGGGCAATTTCAGAAAATGCACAATCATGAAAACGCCGATAAAATCTATATCGTGTTAGAGGGACAGGGGCGAGTCGTGGTTGACGGTACAGATTATATTTTGGGAATAAATGATAGTGTAGCAGTTCCGCCCCCGCTACCACACGGGGTCTTTAACGATAGCGATGAGCGTCTGGTAATACTGGTTTTCCTGTCGGGTGATTACCCGCGCCAGTAG
- the pknB gene encoding Stk1 family PASTA domain-containing Ser/Thr kinase, with the protein MTQAQRTLNNRYELVAKIGDGGMAVVFKALDHKLNRTVAVKVLRETFSSDQQFLSRFNREAQSAASLSHPNIVSVYDVGEDGNFHYIVMEYIEGVSLKDYITSTSPLPVNQAVEFAIKISNAIGYAHSKGLIHRDIKPQNILLTTDFDIKVTDFGIAKGLGDVTLTQTGFTLGTVHYFSPEQAQGKPAMAQSDLYSIGVVLYEMLTGRIPFESDSPVALALKHIEEPPPSPRRFNPNIPVPLEQLVLKSLAKNPTARYQSATAFTQALKEFAQASEMGTMAVPRAPGSPSNRPPTARVEEDFASPTPPKPPIRRPSDPEAYSAYAQGSGYDPNQEFRRRPTAGQGNYPPNNYIDNQADLARRYNSQSSRSISTEDRYDEETSPKRGSGCVPWVVGGLLMVMLAGLVVLFFVFLLPPLTKPSPTATPVLPTATLGPAAKIVMPDVRNKTLDEAETALKAVGLQLGTTKTQFDDKVDGGKIISQSIAPKAQVDKGAKIDLVISQGVDAVELPQRFINTPFDKTKEAIENLGLKTQRVDQPSDSIGPGAVIKTDPEGGPGVKVPRSTVIKIFVSSGPLPTATPVPPTATPVPPTPVVSPTPKVVVTVPSGLIGKKQADATKQLVDAGFIVDVVQWNLDDIKRQFPGDQVAIDTWNTLKEGDVLGINPPAGTKLDKGAKVTLAVKKP; encoded by the coding sequence ATGACGCAGGCTCAAAGAACCCTTAATAATCGTTATGAATTGGTAGCCAAAATTGGTGATGGCGGCATGGCGGTTGTTTTCAAGGCGCTTGACCATAAGCTCAACCGTACAGTTGCTGTTAAAGTTTTAAGAGAAACCTTTTCCAGCGATCAACAATTTTTATCTCGGTTCAACCGTGAAGCCCAATCTGCCGCTTCTTTGAGCCATCCTAATATCGTAAGCGTATATGACGTAGGCGAAGATGGTAATTTCCATTACATCGTAATGGAATATATCGAGGGAGTGAGCCTTAAAGATTATATAACCAGTACCTCACCTTTGCCGGTTAATCAAGCGGTTGAATTTGCCATTAAAATCAGCAATGCAATCGGCTACGCCCATTCCAAAGGACTGATTCATCGCGATATTAAGCCTCAAAATATACTGCTGACTACTGACTTTGATATAAAAGTTACAGATTTTGGTATTGCTAAAGGTCTCGGTGATGTTACGTTAACCCAAACGGGTTTTACTCTCGGTACGGTGCATTATTTCTCGCCGGAGCAAGCACAGGGTAAGCCTGCAATGGCTCAAAGCGATTTGTATTCAATCGGGGTTGTCTTATATGAGATGTTAACCGGGCGCATTCCATTTGAAAGCGATAGCCCGGTAGCGTTGGCTCTAAAGCATATTGAAGAACCCCCTCCTTCGCCGCGCCGCTTCAACCCTAATATTCCGGTGCCGCTTGAGCAACTTGTGCTGAAATCTCTGGCAAAGAACCCCACTGCTCGTTACCAATCGGCTACTGCTTTTACGCAGGCGCTCAAGGAATTTGCGCAAGCAAGCGAGATGGGTACAATGGCAGTGCCACGTGCTCCCGGTTCGCCAAGTAACCGACCTCCCACCGCAAGGGTAGAAGAAGATTTTGCTTCGCCAACCCCGCCCAAGCCTCCAATACGCCGTCCTTCAGACCCAGAGGCTTATTCGGCTTACGCGCAAGGTAGCGGTTATGATCCTAATCAGGAATTCCGCCGCCGTCCTACTGCCGGGCAGGGCAATTACCCACCCAATAATTATATTGATAATCAGGCAGATTTGGCGCGCAGATATAATTCCCAATCTTCACGGTCTATATCGACCGAAGACCGATATGATGAAGAGACTTCTCCTAAGCGTGGATCAGGTTGCGTACCTTGGGTAGTGGGTGGCTTGCTAATGGTGATGTTAGCCGGATTGGTGGTATTGTTCTTTGTATTTCTCTTACCGCCCCTAACCAAACCCTCCCCAACCGCCACGCCAGTATTGCCTACCGCTACATTGGGACCGGCAGCAAAAATAGTTATGCCGGATGTCAGAAATAAAACGCTGGATGAGGCAGAAACTGCGCTCAAGGCTGTCGGTTTACAACTCGGCACTACCAAAACCCAGTTTGATGATAAGGTTGATGGTGGAAAGATAATAAGCCAATCGATTGCGCCTAAAGCGCAGGTTGATAAGGGTGCAAAAATAGACCTTGTAATTAGTCAGGGGGTAGATGCGGTGGAACTGCCGCAGCGTTTTATTAATACGCCTTTTGACAAAACCAAAGAAGCTATTGAAAATCTTGGTTTGAAAACACAACGGGTTGACCAACCTAGCGATTCGATTGGTCCCGGTGCGGTAATCAAGACCGACCCTGAAGGCGGTCCGGGAGTAAAAGTGCCGCGCAGCACTGTTATCAAAATCTTTGTCAGTAGCGGCCCGTTACCTACTGCCACGCCTGTACCGCCCACTGCCACACCTGTGCCACCTACACCTGTTGTTAGTCCCACTCCTAAAGTGGTGGTAACGGTTCCAAGCGGTCTGATTGGCAAGAAACAAGCCGATGCTACCAAGCAGTTGGTAGATGCTGGTTTTATAGTTGATGTCGTACAGTGGAATCTAGACGATATTAAACGCCAATTCCCCGGCGATCAGGTCGCGATTGATACTTGGAACACTCTTAAAGAAGGCGATGTGCTTGGTATAAATCCGCCTGCCGGTACTAAGCTGGACAAAGGCGCAAAAGTAACATTGGCAGTTAAAAAGCCCTAA
- a CDS encoding toll/interleukin-1 receptor domain-containing protein: protein MPTPTKLQVFLCHSSGDKKMVHTLYNRLKAENWLDIWLDKEKLLPGQRWRDEIEKAVEQSHVILVCLSPESINKEGFVQYEIKIALDQADYMPEDRIFIIPLKLAECMIPRRLREWHWVNYYEVGAYEKLIKALQVRALQMGVELAQHPTTQYLPVQAYRQISPEKKTFLLNLKPSNWLIGGGVLAVAFVLVMGLLIATVWANSNSKLDATATFVPPTSTVSPTPKIVVTIPSGLIGKKQADATKQLVDAGFTVDVMQWNLDDIKRRFPGDQVAIDTWNTLKEGDVFGMDPPAGIKLEKGAKVILAVKKP from the coding sequence ATGCCCACACCCACCAAACTGCAAGTCTTTCTTTGCCACTCCTCTGGCGATAAAAAGATGGTGCACACGCTATACAATCGTCTCAAAGCTGAAAACTGGTTAGATATCTGGCTGGATAAAGAAAAATTATTACCGGGTCAGCGGTGGCGTGATGAAATCGAAAAGGCTGTGGAGCAGAGCCACGTAATTCTGGTGTGCCTTTCACCCGAATCAATCAACAAAGAAGGCTTTGTCCAGTATGAGATTAAAATTGCTTTGGATCAGGCTGATTATATGCCGGAAGACCGAATTTTTATCATCCCTCTCAAGCTAGCGGAGTGCATGATACCGCGCCGCTTGCGAGAGTGGCATTGGGTAAATTACTATGAAGTGGGTGCGTATGAGAAGTTAATTAAAGCGTTGCAAGTACGCGCCCTGCAAATGGGGGTAGAATTAGCGCAACACCCTACTACTCAATATCTTCCTGTTCAAGCTTACCGCCAGATAAGTCCCGAAAAAAAAACTTTCCTATTAAATCTGAAACCTTCTAACTGGCTGATTGGAGGGGGTGTGCTGGCAGTAGCGTTTGTGCTAGTAATGGGACTGCTAATAGCAACAGTTTGGGCGAACTCTAACTCGAAACTAGATGCCACTGCCACGTTTGTACCACCTACCTCTACTGTTAGCCCCACACCTAAAATAGTGGTGACGATTCCAAGCGGTCTTATCGGCAAGAAACAAGCCGATGCTACCAAGCAGTTGGTAGATGCCGGGTTTACAGTTGATGTAATGCAGTGGAATTTGGACGATATTAAACGCCGATTCCCCGGCGATCAAGTGGCGATTGATACTTGGAACACCCTAAAAGAAGGCGATGTATTCGGTATGGATCCTCCTGCCGGTATTAAACTGGAAAAAGGCGCAAAAGTGATACTGGCAGTTAAAAAGCCCTAA
- a CDS encoding quinone oxidoreductase family protein, translated as MYAIQIETFGGPEVLNYKAVPNPTPKAGEALIKLAASGINFIDVYHRTGRYPNNLPLIPGQEGAGVVEAVGEGVTEFKVGDRVAYTNVPGSYAEYAAVPASKLVPVPTGMDFRYAAAAMLQGMTAHYLCHTTYPVKEGDSVLVHAGAGGVGLLLIQMCKMLGAQVFTTVSTEEKAVLAKEAGADEVILYNSQDFEAEIKRLTGGVGVEVVYDAVGKTTFDKSLNSLKQFGYLVLYGASSGAVPPIDPIILMRGSYFLTRPTLGHYIADRTVLLSRAGDVLNWTQAGKLKLRVEHTYPLSQAAQAHIDLEGRATTGKLVLIPGS; from the coding sequence ATGTACGCGATTCAAATAGAAACATTTGGGGGACCTGAAGTTTTAAACTATAAAGCAGTACCTAATCCTACTCCCAAAGCCGGAGAAGCGCTTATCAAGCTTGCTGCCAGCGGCATAAACTTTATAGATGTATATCACCGCACCGGGCGTTATCCCAATAATCTGCCCCTTATACCCGGTCAGGAAGGCGCGGGCGTGGTAGAAGCAGTTGGAGAGGGAGTTACCGAATTTAAAGTCGGTGACCGGGTAGCTTACACCAATGTTCCCGGTAGCTATGCCGAATATGCGGCTGTACCCGCTTCAAAACTGGTTCCGGTTCCTACCGGAATGGATTTTCGCTACGCTGCGGCAGCAATGTTGCAAGGGATGACAGCGCACTACCTCTGCCACACCACCTATCCAGTTAAAGAGGGGGATAGTGTGCTGGTGCATGCTGGAGCAGGTGGAGTCGGTCTGTTATTAATCCAGATGTGTAAAATGCTAGGAGCGCAGGTATTTACCACCGTATCGACCGAAGAAAAGGCGGTTCTGGCTAAAGAAGCAGGCGCAGACGAAGTTATCCTTTACAATTCACAGGATTTTGAAGCTGAAATTAAGCGGTTGACCGGAGGAGTAGGGGTAGAAGTTGTTTACGATGCAGTGGGAAAAACCACCTTTGACAAAAGCCTTAACTCGCTCAAACAATTTGGTTATCTGGTTCTATACGGTGCATCCAGTGGCGCTGTACCCCCAATAGACCCCATCATCCTGATGCGCGGTTCGTATTTCCTGACTCGCCCTACGTTGGGACACTATATCGCCGATAGAACTGTGCTGCTTTCCCGCGCCGGAGATGTACTGAATTGGACACAGGCGGGTAAATTAAAGCTGCGGGTAGAGCATACCTACCCACTATCACAAGCAGCACAAGCACATATTGATTTGGAAGGACGCGCCACTACCGGAAAACTGGTGCTGATACCGGGCAGCTAA
- a CDS encoding class I SAM-dependent methyltransferase family protein: protein MTTLNNNAVNQPKAHEIEVRKPGVFGKIKWAVVKAGFATFGRTSKGVRTGYRFGFDSGNMLDYVYVNKAHGTLLVGKLVDRFYLNSIGWRGIRARRVLLKQMLKSEIEKNRADGIKTRILDVAAGPGRYLQELLQEIGEEKGDVEVLCRDLSLAGVVQGLQQAQEAGIKHIHYEQGDAFNPAPTNATLGSAPNVIVVSGLYELMLEDEIIRTSLKTLHKFLTPGGAIFYTAQNRHPQLEFIANVLPNRDGIPWVMRCRSVEAMDLWGREAGFKQVESRIEEVGLFSVTTGRK from the coding sequence ATGACAACCCTGAATAATAATGCAGTTAACCAACCAAAAGCGCATGAAATTGAAGTGCGGAAACCGGGGGTTTTTGGGAAAATTAAATGGGCTGTGGTGAAAGCCGGATTCGCAACCTTCGGACGTACCAGCAAAGGCGTTCGCACCGGATACCGTTTCGGCTTCGATAGCGGCAATATGCTTGACTATGTGTATGTAAATAAAGCTCACGGAACATTACTGGTTGGCAAACTGGTAGATCGCTTCTACCTGAATTCAATCGGCTGGAGAGGTATCCGGGCGCGGCGTGTATTGCTGAAACAAATGCTGAAATCTGAAATTGAAAAAAACCGCGCTGATGGAATCAAAACTCGTATTCTCGATGTTGCAGCCGGACCCGGTCGCTACCTTCAGGAATTATTGCAGGAAATCGGCGAAGAGAAGGGCGATGTCGAAGTGTTATGCCGCGACCTCTCGCTGGCAGGGGTTGTGCAGGGCTTACAACAGGCACAGGAAGCCGGGATTAAGCACATCCATTATGAACAGGGCGATGCTTTCAATCCTGCGCCTACAAATGCCACGCTTGGGTCTGCGCCTAATGTAATCGTAGTTTCAGGACTGTACGAATTGATGCTTGAGGATGAAATCATTCGCACATCGCTCAAAACCTTGCACAAATTTCTCACTCCTGGCGGGGCAATCTTTTACACCGCTCAGAATCGCCACCCGCAACTTGAATTTATCGCCAACGTATTACCAAACCGGGATGGGATACCCTGGGTAATGCGCTGCCGCTCGGTTGAAGCGATGGATTTATGGGGGCGAGAAGCCGGATTCAAACAGGTCGAAAGCAGAATTGAGGAAGTCGGTCTGTTTTCGGTAACAACCGGGCGCAAATGA
- a CDS encoding phosphatidate cytidylyltransferase → MKAEIVTNPLDNPVTIPVITVLTLLFSLGGVALALVSLRQKQLEVAGSGTMAIGHTPRQVLWQRYRTWLIIAFVYGGAVLFGALTTAAMVAFIIWQGIAEYAKLFNLPKMHQYLAVVCGWLTLALVLVCGSAEIAIAPAIAFFFWAFVALLPLKDERELKERFMAASSGFSAYLYAGWLPAHLVALETGQRPGLTLAIGLGVALSDIGAFCGGKSLRGPKLSPKLSPNKTWGGVVGNLMGAGIAIALFSFALTEMAWWLLFLLALGIAVGSVCGDLFESLLKRQSGVKDAGNFLPGFGGLLDRIDSLLFVAPLVFYLSRLETIIGL, encoded by the coding sequence ATGAAAGCGGAAATTGTGACAAACCCGCTCGATAACCCGGTTACAATCCCGGTTATAACGGTTCTGACTCTCCTGTTTAGTCTAGGTGGAGTGGCGCTGGCGCTGGTAAGCTTGCGGCAAAAACAGCTTGAAGTAGCCGGCAGTGGAACAATGGCTATCGGACACACTCCCCGACAAGTATTGTGGCAGCGTTATCGCACTTGGCTCATCATCGCCTTCGTTTATGGTGGTGCAGTTCTATTTGGCGCACTAACCACCGCCGCGATGGTAGCTTTCATTATCTGGCAGGGAATCGCCGAATATGCAAAGTTGTTTAACCTGCCGAAAATGCACCAATATCTCGCGGTGGTATGTGGTTGGTTGACGCTGGCGCTGGTGCTGGTCTGTGGTTCTGCTGAAATAGCCATTGCGCCCGCCATCGCTTTCTTCTTCTGGGCATTTGTAGCATTGCTGCCCCTTAAGGATGAGCGTGAGCTTAAAGAGCGTTTTATGGCAGCCTCAAGCGGGTTCTCGGCTTATCTGTACGCCGGATGGTTACCAGCGCATCTGGTAGCGCTCGAAACCGGACAAAGACCCGGCTTAACCCTCGCAATAGGGCTTGGCGTAGCGTTGAGCGATATAGGCGCATTCTGCGGCGGCAAATCGCTGAGAGGCCCAAAACTTTCTCCCAAGCTCAGCCCTAACAAAACGTGGGGCGGAGTAGTCGGTAACTTAATGGGCGCAGGAATTGCAATCGCGCTATTCTCTTTCGCCCTCACCGAAATGGCTTGGTGGTTACTCTTCCTGCTTGCGTTAGGAATTGCAGTCGGTAGTGTATGCGGCGACCTGTTTGAATCATTGCTAAAGCGGCAAAGTGGAGTAAAAGATGCGGGCAATTTCCTTCCCGGCTTCGGGGGGTTGCTCGATCGGATAGACAGTTTGTTATTTGTAGCGCCACTGGTTTTCTACTTATCAAGGTTAGAAACAATCATAGGTCTTTAA
- a CDS encoding CDP-alcohol phosphatidyltransferase family protein, with the protein MLKQFGGIYSIKPWWQRRLKGIEDALVKRQVHPDYVTLSGVVFAGLAGIALYFSAHWSWLALVVAPLVIARIAANALDGLVARRTGKARPWGELYNEFSDRVADLLVLVGLALNPQVIVPLGWGVLVLVLLNSYLGTAAKAAGGKRQFGGLLAKADRMVYLALFSPFVAFFGAIVWNWLLVVFGIGILITIVQRFRWSYRDLNPAKDGQK; encoded by the coding sequence ATGTTAAAGCAATTTGGCGGCATTTATTCCATAAAACCGTGGTGGCAAAGGCGTTTGAAAGGCATAGAAGATGCGTTGGTCAAGCGACAGGTTCACCCGGACTATGTAACCCTGAGTGGTGTGGTATTTGCAGGGTTGGCGGGAATAGCCCTTTATTTTTCGGCTCACTGGTCGTGGCTGGCGTTGGTAGTAGCCCCGCTGGTCATTGCCCGGATTGCGGCGAACGCCCTAGATGGATTGGTAGCGCGGCGCACCGGCAAAGCTCGCCCATGGGGTGAGCTTTACAACGAATTCAGTGACCGAGTTGCCGACTTGCTGGTATTGGTTGGGCTGGCTTTGAATCCGCAGGTAATCGTCCCACTGGGATGGGGAGTGCTGGTACTGGTGCTGTTGAACAGCTACCTCGGCACGGCTGCGAAAGCTGCCGGAGGAAAACGGCAGTTTGGCGGGTTACTGGCTAAAGCCGACCGCATGGTTTATCTGGCGCTATTCTCGCCCTTTGTCGCCTTCTTTGGAGCGATTGTCTGGAACTGGCTGCTGGTGGTCTTTGGTATCGGAATACTGATCACTATCGTACAGCGATTTCGTTGGAGCTACCGGGATTTGAACCCGGCAAAGGATGGACAGAAATGA
- a CDS encoding lysophospholipid acyltransferase family protein, translated as MKTIMIQAFEMMQPHIGEAIRKVTFYPAMRVIVPVKVCGEENLTNLDSPVVFIANHSSHLDTLSILKALPNKQKVQTKVAAASDYFYSRGWKGTLVSTLFNCISFSRKGDGCFTSLMKTQHLLKDGKNILIFPEGTRSVDGQLHEFKKGAAHLVKHSGVAVVPIHLEGTFEAMPKGARFPRPQHITVTFGEPMRFSETASTTEINTTMEQQLRRMAGAETIDTHNRAA; from the coding sequence ATGAAAACCATAATGATACAAGCTTTTGAGATGATGCAGCCCCACATCGGGGAAGCAATCCGAAAAGTTACCTTCTACCCGGCGATGCGAGTAATCGTTCCAGTGAAGGTATGCGGGGAAGAAAACCTGACCAATTTGGATAGCCCGGTAGTATTCATCGCTAATCACTCCAGCCATTTAGATACACTGTCAATCTTGAAGGCTTTGCCGAACAAGCAAAAGGTACAAACCAAAGTCGCCGCTGCCAGCGATTACTTCTATAGCAGGGGTTGGAAAGGCACGTTGGTCAGCACCTTGTTCAATTGCATCTCATTTTCTCGAAAAGGCGATGGCTGCTTTACCAGCCTGATGAAAACTCAACACCTGTTGAAAGACGGCAAAAACATTTTGATTTTCCCAGAAGGCACGCGAAGCGTTGACGGGCAATTGCACGAATTCAAAAAGGGTGCCGCTCATTTGGTGAAACACAGCGGCGTGGCGGTAGTACCGATACATCTTGAAGGCACGTTTGAAGCAATGCCAAAGGGCGCGCGCTTTCCTCGCCCCCAGCACATCACGGTAACTTTTGGCGAGCCGATGCGCTTTTCCGAGACTGCCAGCACAACAGAAATCAACACCACAATGGAGCAACAATTGCGCCGGATGGCGGGCGCAGAAACAATTGACACTCATAATCGAGCAGCTTAA
- a CDS encoding PhzF family phenazine biosynthesis protein, with protein sequence MAQRIVQVDAFTDKSFSGNPAAVCVLVAPRDNEWMQNVAREMNLSETAFLLPESDGYRLRWFTPALEVELCGHATLASAHVLWQEGYLKPQEQARFYTLSGLLTANLKGEWIELNFPLEPAVPVVSPPDFATILGATPLFIGQNRMDYIVELESEEAVRLLKPDMPALARIETRGVIVTARASKNYDFVSRFFAPASGVNEDPVTGSAHCCLAPYWQAKLSKSEFIAYQASARGGVVQAIVDGDRTRLLGKAITVLRGELDC encoded by the coding sequence ATGGCACAACGCATTGTACAGGTAGATGCTTTTACCGATAAGTCCTTCTCCGGCAATCCCGCCGCCGTGTGTGTATTAGTTGCACCGCGAGATAACGAGTGGATGCAAAATGTAGCACGCGAAATGAACCTGTCCGAAACGGCTTTCCTACTCCCAGAAAGTGACGGTTATCGTCTGCGTTGGTTTACTCCTGCGCTTGAGGTGGAATTGTGCGGACATGCCACCCTTGCCAGTGCGCATGTGCTTTGGCAAGAAGGCTACCTCAAACCGCAAGAGCAAGCTAGATTCTATACCCTTAGCGGCTTGCTCACTGCCAACCTTAAAGGTGAATGGATTGAGCTTAATTTTCCGCTTGAACCTGCCGTTCCGGTTGTAAGTCCGCCTGATTTCGCCACGATTCTCGGCGCTACACCTCTTTTCATAGGGCAAAATCGTATGGATTATATTGTTGAGCTTGAGTCTGAAGAAGCAGTTAGGTTGCTCAAACCCGATATGCCGGCGCTTGCTCGTATCGAAACACGCGGAGTTATAGTAACGGCGCGTGCCTCTAAAAACTATGATTTTGTATCGCGCTTCTTTGCACCCGCTTCCGGCGTAAATGAAGACCCAGTCACAGGGTCGGCGCATTGCTGCCTTGCCCCATACTGGCAAGCAAAGCTCAGCAAAAGTGAATTTATTGCTTATCAGGCTTCCGCACGGGGTGGAGTGGTGCAAGCCATAGTGGACGGCGATAGAACCAGACTACTGGGCAAGGCAATCACCGTTTTGCGCGGCGAACTGGATTGTTAA
- a CDS encoding aminotransferase class I/II-fold pyridoxal phosphate-dependent enzyme, producing MRIPDFKLERYFADWEFKAPYLLCSSDLESMSIKELLAYEPGAAEEFHDLWLGYTESAGNPALRAGIADIYQQIEPSQTLVFSGAEEAIFIFMHAALEKGDHLIVHYPAYQSLFEIADAIGCEVTHWVAQEESGWNLDLDFLESSIRPNTRAIVINCPHNPTGYLMSHTDFERLIEIARQHNLLLFSDEVYRLLEYDEQNRLPAACNLYENAVSLGVMSKAYGLAGLRIGWIATQNREIFKQIASFKDYTTICNSAPSEFLATLALRHSKKILARNLGIIQENLQLLDRFFEQWQDYFQWQKPLAGPIAFPRLQKGVPVADFCRKLVEKKGVLLLPGTLYSENNNNFRIGFGRRNMPEALQRLEDFLREL from the coding sequence ATGAGGATACCGGATTTCAAACTCGAACGCTATTTCGCCGATTGGGAGTTCAAAGCCCCCTATCTGCTCTGTTCTTCTGACCTTGAGTCTATGTCAATAAAAGAGTTGCTGGCTTACGAACCGGGCGCAGCCGAAGAATTTCATGATTTATGGTTAGGTTACACCGAATCTGCGGGTAATCCGGCATTGCGAGCGGGGATAGCTGATATATACCAGCAGATTGAGCCTTCCCAAACGCTGGTATTTAGCGGAGCAGAAGAAGCCATCTTTATTTTCATGCACGCCGCGCTGGAAAAAGGCGACCACCTTATTGTGCATTACCCGGCATACCAGTCGCTCTTTGAGATAGCGGACGCAATCGGCTGTGAGGTTACACACTGGGTAGCACAGGAAGAATCGGGCTGGAATCTGGATTTAGATTTTCTTGAAAGCTCTATTCGCCCGAATACGCGAGCAATCGTAATCAACTGTCCGCACAACCCTACTGGCTACCTAATGAGCCATACCGATTTCGAGCGTCTCATCGAAATAGCGCGTCAGCACAACCTGTTACTATTTTCGGATGAGGTATATCGGTTGCTGGAATACGATGAGCAAAACCGCTTGCCTGCTGCTTGCAACCTCTACGAAAACGCTGTTTCGCTAGGAGTAATGTCCAAAGCCTATGGGCTGGCGGGTTTGCGAATCGGTTGGATAGCCACCCAAAATCGCGAGATATTCAAACAAATCGCCTCTTTCAAGGACTATACCACTATTTGCAATAGCGCACCGAGCGAATTTCTCGCCACGCTTGCCCTGCGACACAGCAAGAAAATTCTAGCGCGAAATCTGGGAATAATTCAGGAGAATTTGCAGTTGCTTGACCGCTTTTTCGAGCAATGGCAGGATTATTTCCAATGGCAAAAACCGCTTGCCGGACCGATTGCCTTTCCCCGCTTGCAAAAAGGCGTGCCAGTGGCAGATTTCTGCCGCAAACTGGTAGAAAAGAAAGGCGTATTGCTGCTACCCGGCACATTGTATTCTGAAAACAACAATAATTTCAGGATTGGTTTTGGACGCAGAAATATGCCCGAAGCATTGCAAAGGCTGGAAGATTTTCTTAGAGAGTTATAG
- a CDS encoding AzlD family protein: MDVSLEVFLIIVGMGLVTYATRGGGLWMMGRIKLSPRFEAGLRYVPGAVFISMIAPALFTGGLAELAAGIITGAIAVRTRNLLLAMIIGVLAVWLFRQFR, encoded by the coding sequence ATGGACGTAAGTCTTGAAGTATTTCTGATAATTGTAGGTATGGGGTTGGTTACATACGCCACTCGCGGAGGCGGACTCTGGATGATGGGGCGAATAAAACTCTCACCGCGATTTGAGGCTGGTTTGCGCTATGTACCGGGTGCAGTTTTTATTTCAATGATCGCCCCCGCGCTTTTTACAGGCGGTTTGGCGGAATTAGCAGCGGGCATAATCACCGGGGCAATTGCAGTACGCACCCGTAACCTGTTGCTGGCAATGATAATCGGGGTTTTAGCGGTTTGGTTGTTTCGCCAATTTAGATAG
- a CDS encoding AzlC family ABC transporter permease, with product MSKQTVSEISPEVEPVTYDMRGVIAGIKRTFPVGISIFAYGLIFGVLSGQAGLRPFEALLMSSLVYAGSAQFAVLGMWIAPLPAASIIITTLIINLRHVLMGAALYPWFSQLSPLKRYLTAYLMTDESWALTMGEYMNGRRNAGFLLGSGIVAFTAWNGSTIAGQLLGGVVQDPAKYGLDFAFTAVFIALLLGLWRGKGDLLPWGVAALVAIVVSQALPGKWYILAGGFAGSLMGAWTYGRKS from the coding sequence ATGTCTAAACAAACTGTTAGCGAAATTTCTCCTGAAGTAGAACCTGTAACTTATGACATGCGCGGGGTAATCGCCGGAATCAAGCGTACTTTCCCGGTGGGCATAAGTATATTTGCATATGGATTGATTTTCGGAGTCCTATCCGGTCAAGCGGGTTTGCGCCCCTTCGAAGCCCTCTTGATGAGCAGTCTGGTTTACGCCGGGTCGGCTCAATTTGCGGTGCTAGGCATGTGGATTGCGCCCTTACCTGCTGCCAGCATCATTATCACCACTTTGATTATCAACTTGCGCCATGTTTTGATGGGTGCAGCCCTTTATCCTTGGTTCTCCCAATTAAGCCCCCTTAAACGCTACCTCACCGCTTATCTCATGACCGATGAAAGCTGGGCGTTGACTATGGGCGAATACATGAACGGCAGACGTAACGCGGGGTTTTTACTCGGTAGTGGCATCGTTGCGTTTACAGCCTGGAATGGCTCTACCATTGCAGGGCAACTGCTAGGCGGTGTGGTGCAAGACCCGGCAAAATACGGGTTGGATTTTGCCTTTACCGCCGTTTTTATTGCTCTTTTGTTGGGATTATGGCGAGGCAAAGGCGATTTATTGCCGTGGGGAGTAGCGGCACTGGTTGCAATCGTTGTCTCACAGGCATTGCCGGGTAAATGGTACATATTGGCGGGAGGGTTTGCCGGAAGCCTAATGGGAGCATGGACGTATGGACGTAAGTCTTGA